Proteins encoded by one window of Dermochelys coriacea isolate rDerCor1 chromosome 13, rDerCor1.pri.v4, whole genome shotgun sequence:
- the LOC119842039 gene encoding LOW QUALITY PROTEIN: olfactory receptor 4N2-like (The sequence of the model RefSeq protein was modified relative to this genomic sequence to represent the inferred CDS: inserted 1 base in 1 codon; deleted 2 bases in 1 codon; substituted 1 base at 1 genomic stop codon), which yields MERKNGMGVMEFVLLGLSQTQEIQLFLFILFFVFYSVILPANIIILTIWGDPHLGTPMYFFLANLAFLDICYCSITPPKMLADFFPHHKTISYGCCMAQIFFIHFLGAAEVFLLMGMAFNRYMAICHPLCYASMMNGEVCCALXGAAWAVGFTHSMLQVVLIVQLPFCGPSELDNFFCDISQVIKLACTDVYVLEFLKFFSSGLSTMMCFLLLLISHAVLLVXLRAGDPSKGTSKVASPCVTHVIIIFIMFSPAIYIYCWPFCSFPLDKVVALFHTVVSPLMNPIIYMLRNKEIISAMKRMQGRHGLCRGK from the exons ATGGAGCGCAAGAATGGCATGGGGGTGATGGAGTTTGTGCTGCTGGGGTTATctcagacccaggagatccagcTCTTCCTCTTCATCTTGTTCTTTGTCTTCTATTCTGTGATCCTCCCAGCCAACATCATCATCCTCACCATCTGGGGCGACCCTCACCTGGGCACCCCCATGTATTTCTTCCTAGCCAACCTGGCCTTCCTGGACATCTGCTACTGctccatcacc cccccaaAGATGCTGGCTGACTTCTTCCCCCACCATAAAACCATCTCCTATGGGTGCTGCATGGCGCAGATCTTCTTCATCCACTTCCTGGGGGCAGCTGAGGTCTTCCTGCTCATGGGCATGGCCTTTAACAGGTACATGGCCATCTGCCATCCCCTGTGCTATGCCAGCATGATGAACGGAGAGGTCTGCTGTGCCC GGGGGGCTGCTTGGGCCGTGGGCTTCACGCACTCTATGCTCCAGGTGGTGTTGATCGTCCAGCTCCCATTCTGTGGCCCAAGTGAGCTGGATAATTTCTTCTGTGACATCAGCCAGGTGATCAAGCTGGCCTGCACCGACGTCTACGTGCTGGAGTTCCTCAAGTTCTTCAGCAGCGGCCTTTCCACCATGATGTGCTTCCTCCTCTTGCTCATTTCCCATGCAGTGCTGCTGGTCTGACTTCGGGCAGGTGACCCTTCAAAGGGGACGAGCAAAGTGGCTTCCCCCTGTGTCACCCacgtcatcatcatcttcatcatgtTTAGCCCGGCCATCTACATCTACTGCTGGCCCTTCTGCAGCTTCCCCCTGGACAAGGTGGTGGCCTTGTTCCATACCGTGGTCTCCCCCCTCATGAACCCTATAATCTACATGCTCAGGAACAAGGAGATCATCAGTGCCATGAAGAGGATGCAGGGCAGACATGGGCTCTGCAGAGGGAAATAG